Proteins encoded in a region of the Campylobacter geochelonis genome:
- a CDS encoding suppressor of fused domain protein: MNDKLLDKVTHLHEDGEHEKILELLENEPSEYERDGLYARALNNLERFNEAKELLLKHAKNGENDCVWHYRIGYSYYWLNEYENFINHFERYKELNSTMMSLDETAMLGYGYLQAQNPQKAIEILLSYPDEQNSFWNTNIARSYAYLEKYKEALPYALKAYDIVCSEYKDNTLEATPEAIMVSFLYTELEEFQKDIEFIKSIPYEQSHALNNALAYSYARLNRYEEALPYSLKAIELANQECEFEDEKFYASGAVIIYSNLNEQQKADELREKYGLTEELWLYTQEEIDCIDHHIEKTIGVYEDVFHEMVSDALHIDICIAKPTPQRDFYTLVTMGMGARKMDIPDEFKEYELERAELMICLPKNWNISSDDERYYWATRWLKILARLPYTDDTWLCDGHTIPTGEPLAGTSFECILLEKPYTFKGADVCELPNGEKVKFYQLLPLYKEEMEYKLENGVEELIELFDDDFSDVVNVKRKNYCEPNKAITKFMQNFKKK; this comes from the coding sequence ATGAACGATAAGTTGCTAGATAAAGTTACTCATCTGCACGAAGATGGCGAGCATGAGAAAATTTTAGAGTTGCTTGAAAATGAGCCAAGTGAGTATGAGCGAGATGGACTTTATGCAAGAGCACTAAATAATCTTGAGCGTTTTAATGAAGCCAAAGAACTACTTTTAAAACACGCCAAAAATGGAGAAAATGACTGTGTTTGGCACTATCGCATAGGTTATAGCTACTACTGGCTCAATGAATATGAAAATTTTATAAACCATTTTGAGCGTTACAAAGAGCTAAATTCCACAATGATGAGTTTAGATGAAACTGCAATGCTAGGCTATGGATATTTACAAGCTCAAAATCCACAAAAAGCTATAGAAATTTTGCTATCTTATCCAGATGAACAAAACTCATTTTGGAACACAAACATAGCGCGCTCTTATGCATATCTTGAAAAATACAAAGAAGCGCTTCCTTATGCGCTAAAAGCTTATGATATAGTTTGTAGTGAGTATAAAGATAATACGCTAGAGGCTACTCCAGAAGCGATTATGGTATCATTTTTGTATACCGAGCTTGAAGAATTTCAAAAAGATATAGAGTTTATCAAATCAATCCCATACGAACAAAGCCATGCGTTAAATAACGCTCTAGCCTACTCTTACGCGCGTTTAAATAGATATGAAGAAGCATTGCCTTATAGCTTAAAAGCTATAGAGTTGGCAAATCAAGAATGCGAGTTTGAAGATGAGAAGTTTTATGCTAGTGGAGCTGTGATTATATACTCAAATTTAAACGAGCAGCAAAAAGCTGATGAGCTTAGAGAGAAATATGGCTTAACCGAGGAGTTATGGTTATATACGCAAGAAGAGATTGATTGTATTGATCATCATATAGAAAAAACTATAGGCGTTTACGAAGATGTCTTTCACGAGATGGTTTCAGACGCGCTTCATATAGATATTTGCATAGCCAAACCAACGCCACAACGCGATTTTTACACACTTGTAACTATGGGTATGGGTGCAAGAAAGATGGATATCCCCGATGAGTTTAAAGAGTATGAGTTAGAAAGAGCCGAGCTGATGATATGTTTGCCGAAAAACTGGAATATCTCAAGCGATGATGAGAGATACTACTGGGCTACGCGTTGGCTTAAAATTCTAGCTCGTTTACCATATACTGATGATACTTGGCTATGCGATGGGCATACTATACCAACTGGTGAGCCTTTGGCTGGGACAAGTTTTGAGTGCATTTTACTTGAAAAACCATACACTTTTAAAGGCGCTGATGTGTGCGAACTACCAAATGGCGAAAAGGTCAAATTCTACCAGCTTTTGCCACTTTATAAAGAGGAGATGGAGTATAAGTTAGAAAATGGCGTTGAGGAGCTAATCGAGCTTTTTGATGATGATTTTAGCGATGTTGTAAACGTAAAACGCAAAAATTACTGCGAACCAAACAAAGCCATAACTAAATTTATGCAAAATTTTAAGAAAAAGTAA
- a CDS encoding multiheme c-type cytochrome, producing the protein MLKKIILALTCITAMAFADGVGNVNLTKVIKVDRNLSPLAKKCIECHAEKTPGIVADWKSSRHAHASVSCMDCHAVPADSPMAIQKEHPKDSGNHVSILVSPKTCSKCHAKEVEEFQQSGHARGGVQMFAKKGMLELMYHYEGRDHPDLKDSPAATGCVQCHGLEIKLDKAGYPIPGKGWPNYGIGNAYPDGSVGSCKSCHSSHTFDIVEARKPSACASCHLGPDHPNIEIFNNSMHGKIFNTEGNKWKWDSAPDTWDVPDFRAPTCATCHMSGVNDLNTTHNVSVRLKWNLWAPHSKQRTGGFETAAFDYAKDGKLTAGNVLAGNPAGPEAARAEMKQVCKSCHSTKSTDSFFISGDMHVELYNNYHSEAKAMLDDLKAKGLLKADEWSDEFQRIYYHLWHHEGRRMRMGALMGGPDYAHWHGVFEVQQDIRKLKDIYDARIKSGKIE; encoded by the coding sequence ATGCTTAAGAAAATTATTTTAGCATTAACCTGTATCACCGCCATGGCGTTTGCTGATGGCGTTGGAAATGTCAATCTTACCAAGGTTATAAAGGTTGATAGAAATTTAAGCCCACTAGCTAAAAAGTGCATAGAGTGTCACGCCGAAAAGACTCCGGGCATTGTGGCTGACTGGAAAAGCTCTCGTCACGCTCACGCTAGCGTAAGCTGTATGGACTGCCACGCAGTTCCTGCTGATAGCCCGATGGCTATACAAAAAGAGCATCCAAAAGATAGTGGAAATCACGTAAGCATTTTAGTTAGTCCAAAAACCTGTTCTAAATGCCACGCTAAAGAGGTTGAAGAGTTTCAACAAAGCGGACACGCAAGAGGTGGCGTTCAAATGTTTGCTAAAAAGGGTATGCTAGAGCTAATGTATCACTATGAGGGAAGAGATCATCCAGACTTAAAAGACTCTCCAGCAGCGACTGGTTGTGTTCAATGTCATGGTTTAGAAATCAAACTTGATAAAGCTGGTTACCCAATCCCAGGAAAAGGCTGGCCAAACTATGGTATAGGAAATGCCTATCCAGATGGCAGTGTTGGTAGCTGTAAGTCTTGCCACTCAAGCCATACATTTGATATAGTCGAGGCTAGAAAACCATCTGCTTGCGCCTCTTGTCACCTTGGACCTGATCATCCAAATATTGAGATTTTTAACAACTCAATGCATGGTAAAATTTTCAACACAGAAGGTAATAAATGGAAATGGGATAGTGCTCCAGATACATGGGATGTTCCAGACTTTAGAGCTCCAACTTGCGCGACTTGCCATATGAGTGGAGTAAATGACTTAAATACCACTCACAATGTTAGCGTTCGTTTAAAATGGAATTTATGGGCTCCACACAGTAAACAAAGGACTGGCGGGTTTGAAACTGCTGCGTTTGACTACGCAAAAGATGGAAAACTAACAGCTGGAAATGTCTTAGCAGGCAACCCAGCAGGCCCAGAAGCTGCAAGAGCAGAGATGAAACAAGTGTGCAAGTCTTGTCACTCAACTAAATCAACCGATTCGTTCTTTATAAGTGGCGATATGCACGTTGAGCTATATAACAACTATCATAGCGAGGCTAAAGCGATGCTTGATGATTTAAAAGCTAAAGGGCTTTTAAAGGCTGATGAGTGGTCAGATGAGTTCCAAAGAATTTACTATCACTTGTGGCACCATGAGGGTCGTCGTATGAGAATGGGCGCGTTAATGGGCGGACCAGACTATGCTCATTGGCATGGAGTTTTTGAAGTTCAACAAGATATTAGAAAACTAAAAGATATCTATGACGCTCGTATAAAAAGCGGTAAAATAGAATAA
- a CDS encoding cytochrome c3 family protein, with the protein MRKTKLFTIAIFIIGGIVGLVFALGIAQFMYVTGDDKFCVACHIMEPMRDAYKNDIHGGNNKVGFKAECVSCHLPHDNIVKYTYQKAVNGVVEGAIMLFGHPEKFDWEARRKESKRYVYDSGCMHCHGDVKNVIADNMKAFLAHRDYFAKNIDKTCVECHEHVGHKNLGFHLRDKFGDLNTTK; encoded by the coding sequence TTGAGAAAAACAAAACTTTTTACTATCGCTATTTTTATTATAGGTGGCATAGTGGGTCTTGTGTTTGCTCTTGGTATAGCACAATTTATGTATGTGACTGGTGATGATAAATTCTGCGTAGCCTGTCATATTATGGAGCCTATGCGTGATGCGTATAAAAACGACATTCATGGAGGAAATAATAAAGTAGGGTTTAAAGCAGAGTGTGTATCTTGCCACTTGCCACATGACAACATAGTCAAATATACATATCAAAAGGCTGTTAATGGCGTAGTTGAGGGTGCAATTATGCTGTTTGGTCATCCAGAGAAATTCGACTGGGAGGCTAGAAGAAAAGAGTCTAAAAGATATGTTTATGATAGTGGATGTATGCACTGTCATGGTGATGTTAAAAACGTTATCGCAGATAACATGAAGGCATTTTTGGCTCATCGCGACTATTTTGCCAAAAACATAGACAAAACTTGTGTCGAATGTCATGAGCATGTAGGGCACAAAAATCTCGGTTTTCACCTTAGAGATAAATTTGGTGATTTAAATACTACAAAGTAA
- a CDS encoding OsmC family protein — MAQCAVTSCTRLDPIDKAGLEALIKNGIENPDVIKTLKCKTVAEGKFRHANYIRNLPAYIVDEPPTLLGEDTAPNPSEAVLAALGSCIAVGIHANAIAQNIIIKKLEVELEGDLNITAVWGTGDLSEKPLGFTDVRVNVVIDTDKDKATNDALIAHALKYSPVANTLLRNVNLEVK; from the coding sequence ATGGCACAATGCGCAGTTACATCTTGCACAAGACTTGACCCAATCGACAAGGCGGGCTTAGAAGCTCTAATCAAAAACGGCATCGAAAATCCAGATGTTATAAAAACACTTAAATGTAAAACAGTTGCAGAGGGCAAATTTCGCCACGCTAACTATATCAGAAACCTACCTGCTTACATAGTTGATGAGCCACCAACGCTACTTGGCGAAGATACAGCTCCAAACCCAAGCGAGGCGGTTTTAGCAGCTCTTGGAAGTTGTATAGCAGTTGGAATTCATGCAAACGCGATAGCTCAAAACATCATCATAAAAAAACTTGAAGTTGAGCTTGAGGGAGATTTAAACATCACTGCTGTTTGGGGAACGGGAGATTTAAGTGAAAAACCACTTGGATTTACCGATGTTAGGGTTAATGTTGTGATTGATACAGACAAAGATAAAGCTACAAATGATGCGTTAATCGCTCATGCTTTGAAATATTCGCCTGTTGCAAACACGCTTTTACGAAATGTAAATTTAGAAGTAAAATAA